The following are encoded in a window of Panicum virgatum strain AP13 chromosome 5N, P.virgatum_v5, whole genome shotgun sequence genomic DNA:
- the LOC120673581 gene encoding uncharacterized protein LOC120673581: MSLKNKLEGLVAQHMDVLESLTPKVLKRVNLLRDIQGLLPKSLLQSMYVSFLAGCFRRSTWIFSAPVRVGEEDGAAQQRAADRGCAANQQWGMAAAATPQSIIQRSSPSDAFSPGLLEPNLQVLKLDGNPLIRNVKGLEQVGGMEGLHFVALACRIGTHEVVHHGPVIVDDEVQPEALHRFLDPNLCIV, translated from the exons ATGTCGCTGAAG AACAAGCTGGAGGGGTTGGTCGCGCAGCACATGGATGTGCTCGAGAGTCTCACCCCCAAGGTCCTGAAGCGCGTCAACTTGCTCAGAGATATTCAG GGATTGCTTCCTAAGAGCCTATTACAATCCATGTATGTCTCTTTCCTGGCTGGCTGCTTCCGAAGAAGCACATGG ATTTTCTCAGCACCAGTTCGAGTaggagaagaggatggtgcggcACAGCAGCGCGCAGCGGATAGAGGCTGCGCTGCGAACCAGCAATGGGGCATGGCAGCGGCGGCAACACCACAGTCTATCATCCAGCGTTCATCTCCTTCAGATGCCTTCTCTCCA GGATTGCTTGAGCCTAACCTGCAAGTGTTGAAACTTGATGGGAATCCGCTTATAAG GAACGTCAAGGGGTTGGAGCAGGTCGGCGGGATGGAGGGCCTCCATTTTGTTGCGCTGGCATGTCGCATAGGAACGCACGAAGTCGTACACCACGGTCCTGTCATTGTCGATGATGAAGTCCAACCAGAGGCGTTGCATCGTTTTCTGGATCCCAATTTGTGCAttgtttag